The Babylonia areolata isolate BAREFJ2019XMU chromosome 17, ASM4173473v1, whole genome shotgun sequence genome has a window encoding:
- the LOC143291528 gene encoding uncharacterized protein LOC143291528 has translation MTAKVLLVTLTLLVTLGLEEVRACSFHRQTRVCEPRQPGSRCTCGVVGGRCQCLPRMTYAELFPLRRGPAGGPPKPPARPPPPEINIEKQMEWMVKWSRLLSRA, from the exons ATGACCGCCAAAGTGTTActggtgaccttgaccttgttgGTGACCTTGGGCTTGGAGGAGGTGAGGGCGTGCAGTTTTCACCGCCAGACGAGGGTGTGTGAACCCCGACAACCCGGGTCACGGTGCACGTGCGGTGTGGTTGGGGGAAGGTGTCAGTGTTTGCCCCGTATGACCTATGCCGAACT GTTCCCGTTGAGAAGGGGCCCTGCGGGTgggccccccaagccccccgcacgccccccacccccagaaatcAACATCGAAAAGCAGATGGAATGGATGGTCAAATGGTCACGTCTCCTTAGCag agctTAA